A stretch of DNA from Campylobacter gracilis:
ACGACGTTGCCGTCTCTATCGACCTCGACGATGACGTCGCGCACGGTGCGGACGTTTTTGCCGTCGGCGCGTTTATAGTTGGCGTTTGCCGCGCGTAGGAAATAGTGTCCGTTTTGCGCAACGTCCATAGAGTGCGAGAAGTCGTTGTAGCTCGCAGGTAGCTCGCGGTTAAAGATTTCTCGTCCCATTATGTCGTATTTGGCGTATCTTTGGCCGTATCCCCACGTCATCGCGCCGTCGTCGTTTTGCTTAAAGCCCATCATGACGCCTGCGGAAAAAGGCTGCTTGAGGTCGTAAATTTTACTCGGCTCCAGATACCAGCGCACTTCGCCTTTGGTGTCTAGGATGAAGTTATTGGGGCTGTAGTTCCACTCGATCGCGCCGCCTGCGGGGTTGTTCCACACGACTTTGGTGCCCTTGCCCGTTTTATTTACGAAGTTATTTACGTAGTAGAGGCGGTTTGCAAATTTCGCGCTCGGAGCCTTTACGACTTCGATTTTATCAAACAGCGCGCCCTTTTGAGACGGCATGCCCGAGCTTTCTAGATAAATCGCGGGCGCGTAAATTTTATAGGTTTCTTTTATGTGTTCGGTTTGACCCTTATAAATTTTATCATACTCGACCTCGACGGTGTTTTGATAGTCAGGGTAAAGTCCAAAAACAGGGATTCCGCCGTGCGTACGCAGATGCTTATCGGCGACTTTATAGCTGATAACCTGACCACCCGGCTTTGGTACGATAGTGACTTTCGCGTTTGCTAGCGTGTAGCCGCCGTTTTTGATCACCGCCGTTAGAGGCGCGATGTCGTATGGGTTTACGACTACTTCGCCGATCTTGCCCGGGATGCCGTAGTCGATGTGTGCGCCGCTAGGTCCGCCGATAGCCAGTGCAGCCGTGCTTAGACCGCCTAAAAGCGCCGCAGCTAGCGCAAATGAGGAAAGAGTTCGCTTCATCTTATTCTCCTTTGAATTGATTTGATATCGTAATTTTAATCAACCTCGCTAACGTAGAAATCACGCGTTTATTAAAACTTGCTTAATTGTAAAAAATAATTTCAAATTTTATCTTTTGTGCCAAAATTTAGTCGAAATTTTATAAATTTAATCTAAAATTTATCTTAGCGTGAGTTCTGCGGCGGCGAGAGAATATAAAATTAACGCAAACAAAATCATTTTAAGGAGCATTCCATGAACCTACTTTCTAAATTTAGCAAAGGCTTTTTAGCCGTAGTGATGTTTGGCGCCCTTAGCGCGTCAGCATTTACCGAGGGCGAGGACTACGTAAAGCTGCAAAAGCCGCTATCAGTGGAGCAAAACACGCTAGTTAAGGTCTTTAGCTACGCATGCCCGTTTTGCTACAAATACGACAAAACCGTCACGCCGAAGGTCGTAGAAAAGGTCGCGGGGCTAAAATACGTACCGTTTCATTTAAAAACCAAGGGCGAATACGGCGAGGCAGCGAGTAAAATTTTTGCCGTCTTAGCCGTGATGGACGAGGAAAAGGGCGTGAGCCTGCTGGATGAAAACTCGCTGTTTAAAAAGGCGAAATTTGCCTACTATAAAGCATATCACGATCAAAAGCAACGCTGGAACGACGGCAAGGACGAGGCTGCGTTTTTAAAGACGGGGCTTGATGCGGCGGGTATCAGCGAGGCGGATTATCAAAAGAAACTAGAAGATCCAAAGGTTGCCGAACTGCTTAAAAAATGGGACGAGAGCTACGACGTAGCCAAGATCCAGGGCGTGCCGGCGTTTGTCGTAAACGGCAAATACCTCATCATGACGAAGTCCATCAGCTCTATCGACGGCATGGCGCAGCTAATTGAAGAGCTGCTTAAAAAATAGGGCGCGGCATGAAATTTGCGGAAAAAATAGCAAAATTCGCAGACAGCCGTCTGCCGTGGGCGATCCTCGTAGCGGTGAGCGTCGGACTCGTGGTGCTGGCGCATTCGCTGTTTCAAAACTACGTCTATATGCCGCCTTGCGAGCAGTGCGTCTATATCCGCTTTGCATTTTTGTGCATGGCGCTAGGAGGGCTAGTCGCGATCATAAATCCCAAAAATTTACTTCTCGCGCTCGCGGGCTACCTGCTAGCCTTTTGGGGCGCAATCCAGGGCATAATGTATAGCGTAAAACTCGCCAAAATCCACGACGCCGTGCACGGAGACGAACCGTTTGGCGTACAGGGCTGCTCGACCGAGCCGCACTATCCGTTCGGCCTACCGCTTGAGCGGTGGGCGCCCGATTGGTTTTTGCCTACGGGCGACTGCGGCTACGACAGTCCGCTGGTGCCCGAGGGCGTCACGCTAAGCGGCTTTCAAAAGTATCTCGTGGATCTTTACGGGGACGGCTGGTACCTGATCCCATCAAGCAAATTTATGTCGATGGCCGACTGTACGCTGATCGGCT
This window harbors:
- a CDS encoding aryl-sulfate sulfotransferase; this encodes MKRTLSSFALAAALLGGLSTAALAIGGPSGAHIDYGIPGKIGEVVVNPYDIAPLTAVIKNGGYTLANAKVTIVPKPGGQVISYKVADKHLRTHGGIPVFGLYPDYQNTVEVEYDKIYKGQTEHIKETYKIYAPAIYLESSGMPSQKGALFDKIEVVKAPSAKFANRLYYVNNFVNKTGKGTKVVWNNPAGGAIEWNYSPNNFILDTKGEVRWYLEPSKIYDLKQPFSAGVMMGFKQNDDGAMTWGYGQRYAKYDIMGREIFNRELPASYNDFSHSMDVAQNGHYFLRAANANYKRADGKNVRTVRDVIVEVDRDGNVVDDFRLYEILDPYRDIVLKTLDQGAVCLNIDASKAGHTASTDELAAMDTNEKWGDIVGSGPGRNWAHVNSVDYDPSDDSIIISSRHQDAVIKIGRDKKIKWIMGAHKGWKDEFKGFLLQPVDKDGKKIVCEDEYSKCPGYESEKGGFDWQWTQHTAFRIDSKSKKGVVYLTVFDNGDTRGMEQPAMAGMKYSRAVVYKIDEKAKTVEQVWEYGKQRGSEWYSSVTSLAQYQDDLDSVMVYSAVAGMQFDIAKGRPVGVPSPHINEFEWGAKEPSIEIKMTNAMGYQAFPFSLEKAFEK
- the dsbI gene encoding protein-disulfide oxidoreductase DsbI, giving the protein MKFAEKIAKFADSRLPWAILVAVSVGLVVLAHSLFQNYVYMPPCEQCVYIRFAFLCMALGGLVAIINPKNLLLALAGYLLAFWGAIQGIMYSVKLAKIHDAVHGDEPFGVQGCSTEPHYPFGLPLERWAPDWFLPTGDCGYDSPLVPEGVTLSGFQKYLVDLYGDGWYLIPSSKFMSMADCTLIGFGVCFVVLAAMFICKILTLKKA
- a CDS encoding thiol:disulfide interchange protein DsbA/DsbL, with protein sequence MNLLSKFSKGFLAVVMFGALSASAFTEGEDYVKLQKPLSVEQNTLVKVFSYACPFCYKYDKTVTPKVVEKVAGLKYVPFHLKTKGEYGEAASKIFAVLAVMDEEKGVSLLDENSLFKKAKFAYYKAYHDQKQRWNDGKDEAAFLKTGLDAAGISEADYQKKLEDPKVAELLKKWDESYDVAKIQGVPAFVVNGKYLIMTKSISSIDGMAQLIEELLKK